A portion of the Aquicoccus sp. G2-2 genome contains these proteins:
- a CDS encoding 3-hydroxybutyrate dehydrogenase, translating to MTQTLSLKNKTCIITGGASGLGYGMAERFARDGAKVAIADLRVDAANEAANKLSKEHGISAIGIEMDVANEEAVNAGVEKVVGEWGGVDVLVANAGIQIVHPVEEFPFAQWKKLLAIHLDGGFLTSKAVLPHMYKAGGGAILFTGSVHSHEASPLKSAYVTAKHGLLGLARTISKEGAKHGVRANVVCPGFVRTPLVEKQIPEQARDLGISEEEVVEKIMLGSTVDQEFTTIEDVAEVAYMFAAFPTNALTGQSLIVSHGWHMD from the coding sequence ATGACCCAGACTCTCAGCCTCAAGAACAAGACCTGCATCATTACCGGCGGTGCCAGCGGCCTTGGTTATGGCATGGCGGAACGCTTTGCCCGCGATGGTGCTAAGGTCGCCATTGCCGATCTGCGGGTCGATGCCGCCAATGAGGCGGCGAACAAGCTGTCGAAGGAACACGGCATTTCGGCGATCGGGATCGAGATGGATGTCGCCAACGAAGAGGCGGTGAATGCCGGGGTCGAAAAGGTGGTCGGCGAATGGGGCGGGGTTGATGTGCTGGTTGCCAATGCGGGGATTCAGATCGTGCATCCGGTCGAGGAGTTCCCCTTCGCCCAGTGGAAGAAGTTGCTGGCGATCCATCTGGACGGCGGATTTCTGACCTCAAAGGCAGTGCTTCCGCATATGTACAAAGCCGGCGGCGGGGCGATTTTGTTTACCGGCTCGGTTCACAGCCATGAAGCATCGCCGTTGAAATCGGCCTATGTCACCGCCAAGCACGGGCTTTTGGGGCTGGCGCGGACGATTTCCAAGGAAGGCGCAAAGCATGGCGTGCGCGCCAATGTGGTCTGCCCCGGTTTCGTCAGAACGCCACTGGTAGAAAAGCAGATCCCCGAGCAGGCGCGTGATCTGGGTATCTCCGAAGAGGAGGTGGTAGAAAAGATCATGCTGGGCAGCACGGTGGATCAGGAGTTCACCACCATCGAGGACGTGGCCGAGGTGGCCTATATGTTCGCGGCATTCCCGACCAATGCGCTTACCGGGCAATCGCTTATCGTGAGCCACGGCTGGCATATGGACTAA
- a CDS encoding enoyl-CoA hydratase/isomerase family protein, with the protein MPTDPILLETDGAVATLTINRPETLNALDIATIAALNAALDKVAGDPAIRVLIFTGAGRAFIAGGDIADLNSRQGLPHYEEFAEEIHNLFRRIETFDKPTIGAVNGFALGGGTELLLALDIRILSDKAKLGLPEITLGLFPGAGGTQRIIRQLPLCRAKEIMFTGDMLTPEEAVSVGLANRVVPHDELMASTLETARKIAAKSPLVLKLLKRTLSDGGDMPLAAALRHEQAMIGLVLDSADAHEGCTAFLEKRAASFTGS; encoded by the coding sequence ATGCCAACTGACCCGATCCTGCTTGAGACCGACGGCGCCGTTGCCACGCTGACGATCAACCGGCCCGAGACGCTCAACGCGCTTGATATTGCCACCATTGCGGCGCTGAACGCGGCGCTTGATAAGGTGGCGGGCGATCCGGCAATCCGGGTGCTGATCTTCACCGGGGCGGGCCGGGCGTTTATCGCTGGGGGTGACATTGCCGATCTGAATTCGCGGCAGGGTTTGCCGCATTATGAAGAGTTCGCCGAAGAGATTCACAATCTTTTCCGCCGGATCGAGACATTCGACAAACCGACCATTGGCGCGGTCAACGGGTTTGCCTTGGGCGGTGGCACCGAGCTTTTGTTGGCGCTGGATATCCGTATCCTGTCAGACAAGGCGAAGCTGGGCCTGCCAGAGATCACGCTGGGCCTGTTTCCCGGCGCGGGCGGCACACAGCGGATAATCCGCCAACTGCCGCTTTGCCGCGCCAAAGAAATTATGTTTACCGGCGATATGCTGACCCCGGAAGAGGCGGTGAGCGTGGGGCTTGCCAACCGGGTGGTGCCGCATGATGAATTGATGGCCAGCACGTTGGAGACCGCCCGGAAGATTGCCGCGAAATCGCCGCTGGTTCTGAAACTGCTAAAACGCACGCTTTCCGATGGCGGGGATATGCCGCTTGCTGCTGCGTTGCGCCATGAGCAGGCGATGATCGGATTGGTGCTTGACAGTGCCGATGCGCATGAGGGCTGCACCGCGTTTCTTGAAAAGCGCGCCGCGAGCTTTACGGGGAGCTGA
- a CDS encoding DUF3734 domain-containing protein: MSTMMWGAPGFFQPRPPMSMFPPDRKDLRSFYDTASLHETLEEMVDFDYLNEKGPRLSVGAVNVETGNFAYFDSIRQKIRPEHIMASGALPPGFPPVEVDGQHYWDGGLVSNTPLQYVLEKRDNAPLLVFQLDLFPARGKVPGGLDAIQQREKDIRYSSRTRLTTDRFCQLQDLRAAAERLAAKLPKEFADDPDLTQLRSVGAKGACTLVHLIYRNQPFEHDGKDYEFSRQTMRDHWRDGAADVGEVLSHPDWKNRTVGVDPLRVFDLVDRSR; the protein is encoded by the coding sequence ATGAGCACGATGATGTGGGGCGCGCCGGGGTTCTTTCAGCCACGCCCGCCGATGTCGATGTTCCCGCCCGACCGCAAAGACCTGCGCAGCTTCTATGATACCGCGTCGCTGCATGAGACGCTCGAAGAGATGGTCGATTTCGATTATCTGAATGAAAAAGGCCCACGGCTTTCGGTGGGGGCGGTAAATGTCGAGACCGGCAACTTTGCTTATTTCGACAGTATCCGGCAGAAGATTCGACCCGAGCACATCATGGCCAGCGGTGCCTTGCCGCCGGGGTTCCCGCCGGTAGAGGTGGACGGCCAGCATTATTGGGATGGCGGGCTGGTCTCGAACACGCCGCTGCAATACGTTCTTGAGAAACGCGACAACGCCCCGCTTCTGGTGTTTCAGCTTGATCTGTTTCCGGCGCGCGGCAAGGTGCCGGGTGGGCTGGACGCGATCCAGCAGCGCGAGAAGGATATTCGCTATTCCAGCCGGACGCGGCTGACCACGGACCGGTTTTGCCAGTTGCAGGATTTGCGCGCGGCGGCGGAGCGGCTGGCTGCCAAACTGCCCAAGGAGTTTGCCGACGATCCCGATTTGACGCAGCTGCGCTCTGTCGGGGCGAAAGGGGCATGCACGCTGGTGCATCTCATTTATCGCAATCAACCTTTTGAGCATGACGGCAAGGATTATGAGTTTTCGCGCCAGACAATGCGTGACCACTGGCGAGACGGCGCGGCGGATGTAGGCGAGGTGCTTTCGCATCCGGACTGGAAGAATCGCACCGTCGGGGTTGATCCTTTGCGGGTGTTCGACCTGGTGGACAGAAGCAGATAA
- a CDS encoding alpha-ketoacid dehydrogenase subunit beta: MAEVRFIKAVNQALKDAMAEDERVFLIGEDIGAAGGSFKATRDLLDLYGPARVYDAPIAEAAITGIAVGAALTGMRPVAEIMFMDFITLSMDMLVNQAAKARSMFGAQGSVPMVLRTPHGGGLNAGPQHSQCLEAWLAHVPGLKVVVPSNPADAYALLRAAIDDPDPVIVVENKALYAMKGDLAENPERIAIGSARIARPGRDATVVCYGAAVGMAEAAAELLAPEGVEVEVIDLRSVQPWDEAAVLESLSRTHNLVVAHEAVEAFGVGAEIAARMADIGFDELDGPIVRVGAPFAPVPFGKSLEDAYRPNAARIVEALRRTLA, from the coding sequence ATGGCAGAGGTGCGGTTCATAAAGGCGGTCAATCAGGCGCTCAAGGATGCGATGGCCGAAGACGAGCGTGTGTTTCTGATCGGAGAAGACATCGGTGCGGCGGGCGGGTCGTTCAAGGCGACGCGTGATTTGCTGGATCTCTACGGCCCGGCGCGGGTTTATGATGCGCCGATTGCCGAAGCGGCGATCACCGGCATTGCCGTGGGTGCCGCGCTGACCGGGATGCGACCAGTGGCCGAGATCATGTTCATGGATTTTATCACCCTGTCGATGGATATGCTGGTCAATCAGGCGGCCAAGGCACGGTCGATGTTTGGCGCTCAAGGCTCGGTTCCGATGGTGCTGCGCACGCCGCATGGTGGCGGGCTGAATGCCGGGCCGCAACATTCGCAATGTCTTGAAGCGTGGCTGGCGCATGTGCCGGGGCTGAAGGTGGTGGTGCCGTCAAACCCGGCGGATGCTTATGCCCTGTTGCGTGCCGCAATCGACGATCCCGACCCGGTGATCGTGGTAGAGAACAAGGCGCTTTACGCGATGAAAGGCGACTTGGCGGAGAACCCAGAGCGCATCGCCATTGGCTCTGCGCGGATTGCCCGACCGGGCCGCGATGCAACGGTCGTGTGCTATGGTGCGGCGGTCGGCATGGCCGAAGCCGCCGCCGAACTGCTTGCCCCCGAAGGGGTCGAGGTTGAAGTGATCGACCTGCGCTCGGTCCAACCGTGGGATGAGGCGGCTGTGCTGGAAAGCCTGTCGCGCACGCATAACCTTGTCGTCGCACATGAAGCGGTGGAAGCGTTTGGCGTGGGGGCCGAGATAGCCGCGCGCATGGCCGATATTGGTTTTGACGAGTTGGACGGGCCGATCGTGCGCGTTGGCGCGCCGTTTGCCCCGGTGCCGTTCGGCAAGTCGCTGGAAGATGCCTACCGCCCGAATGCCGCCCGCATCGTGGAGGCGCTGCGCCGCACGCTGGCTTGA
- a CDS encoding dihydrolipoamide acetyltransferase family protein: MPDLVMPKFGLTMTEGLLVEWHVAPKARFRAGDVLFTVETEKVANEVEAENDGEIAELLVAAGETVPVGAPVARLAGEAGNTAGASRSPAGQDSPSARKLMAEHGLARDGVAATGRGGRVMKEDVLRVIATPLARRMADAKGVDLHQIEGSGPKGRIKARDVNAADDAAGGLSTGAAAGVQEIAPDAVRLATARRVTAAKRDIPHFYLTHEAEVTALLELRSTLNVEHGRPRISVTHMLIRALGLALDERPEVNRIWTGDKILAFEQADIGMVVETTDGLRIPVIRDAGGGTLDRVAEDARGLAKRARDGELAPQDVGDAVISVSNVGMFGVSTLTPIVNPPGAMILGVGAERALFRPGPDGAPALRRELGLTLACDHRVVDGAAAARFLSAVVAILEHPIRLLRPARRPA; the protein is encoded by the coding sequence ATGCCTGATCTGGTGATGCCGAAATTTGGGTTGACGATGACCGAAGGGTTGCTTGTGGAATGGCACGTGGCCCCCAAGGCGCGGTTTCGCGCAGGGGATGTGCTTTTCACCGTCGAGACAGAGAAAGTGGCCAACGAGGTTGAGGCCGAAAACGATGGCGAGATTGCCGAACTGCTGGTTGCTGCGGGAGAGACGGTCCCGGTGGGCGCGCCGGTGGCGCGGCTTGCCGGAGAGGCCGGAAATACGGCGGGAGCTTCCCGCTCACCCGCTGGGCAAGATAGCCCCTCCGCACGCAAGCTGATGGCCGAACACGGGCTTGCGCGCGACGGAGTCGCGGCCACGGGCCGTGGTGGGCGGGTGATGAAAGAGGATGTGTTGCGGGTGATCGCCACGCCGCTGGCGCGACGCATGGCCGATGCAAAAGGTGTGGATTTGCACCAGATCGAAGGCTCCGGCCCGAAAGGCCGGATCAAGGCGCGCGATGTGAACGCAGCGGACGATGCGGCGGGTGGGCTGTCCACTGGTGCCGCTGCCGGTGTGCAAGAGATTGCCCCCGATGCCGTACGCCTTGCCACGGCGCGCCGTGTGACGGCGGCGAAGCGCGATATTCCGCATTTCTACCTGACCCACGAGGCCGAGGTGACGGCGCTTCTGGAGCTGCGATCCACGCTGAACGTCGAGCATGGCCGCCCACGCATTTCAGTCACGCATATGCTGATCCGCGCGCTGGGCCTTGCGCTTGACGAAAGACCGGAGGTCAATCGCATCTGGACCGGCGACAAAATCCTCGCTTTCGAACAGGCCGATATCGGCATGGTGGTGGAAACAACTGATGGCCTGCGCATTCCGGTCATTCGTGATGCCGGGGGCGGCACGCTCGACCGGGTGGCGGAGGATGCGCGCGGTTTGGCCAAACGTGCCCGCGACGGAGAGCTTGCGCCGCAGGACGTGGGCGATGCGGTCATTTCAGTGTCCAACGTCGGCATGTTCGGAGTCAGCACACTGACGCCGATCGTCAACCCACCGGGTGCGATGATCCTGGGCGTGGGGGCCGAACGCGCGCTGTTTCGCCCCGGCCCGGATGGCGCCCCGGCATTGCGGCGCGAACTTGGTCTGACGCTGGCCTGCGATCACCGCGTGGTCGATGGTGCCGCGGCGGCGCGCTTTCTCTCTGCCGTGGTGGCAATCCTTGAACACCCTATTCGCCTGCTACGCCCCGCGCGCAGACCGGCCTGA
- a CDS encoding patatin-like phospholipase family protein translates to MSVRGRDDHRCKWSGYVASKEDCVFVFQGGGALGSYQAGAAETLAANGILPGWIAGVSIGAINAAILCGNPRLVGPRSCPVSGKRSPPAPPRSGRRHCFRTAAFIPSSQR, encoded by the coding sequence ATGAGTGTCAGGGGCCGGGATGATCACCGGTGCAAATGGAGCGGTTACGTGGCGAGTAAAGAGGACTGTGTATTCGTGTTTCAGGGTGGCGGTGCGCTTGGGTCTTATCAGGCCGGAGCCGCCGAGACGCTGGCAGCCAACGGCATCTTGCCGGGCTGGATCGCTGGAGTTTCTATCGGTGCGATAAATGCGGCAATTCTCTGTGGCAACCCCCGGCTCGTCGGGCCGCGAAGCTGTCCGGTTTCTGGGAAAAGATCACCGCCGGCCCCGCCTCGATCTGGCCGGAGGCACTGTTTCCGAACCGCCGCCTTTATTCCGAGTTCGCAGCGATGA
- a CDS encoding thiamine pyrophosphate-dependent dehydrogenase E1 component subunit alpha, with product MMTPIELKTLYRQMLIIRRAEERLQKLFADGHVPGFLHLSIGQEAVPVGISSALNDADTVSSNHRGHGHTLAKGVALNGFFAEILGKAAGLCKGRGGSMHVADLSKGMLGANGIVGAGLPITTGSALAHKMAGKGNVAVVYFGDGAQAEGLLHECLNIAKLWDLPILFACENNGWSEFSPTDRQLATNLEKLGKAFGMTYKAVDGNDIADVTKAAARLIKAMRKTSAPAILECQTTRVRGHFEGDRQDYRDSDEIAALDARDPIRLAAEALAEMGTSAAEIATIAASVDAEIDAAAEAALAAPLPVAGDILADVYTRTGI from the coding sequence ATGATGACGCCCATCGAATTGAAAACCCTGTATCGGCAAATGCTGATCATCCGCCGTGCGGAGGAGCGTTTGCAGAAGCTGTTCGCCGACGGGCATGTACCGGGGTTTCTGCACCTTTCGATCGGTCAGGAAGCGGTTCCGGTTGGCATTTCCAGCGCCCTCAACGATGCCGATACGGTTTCCTCCAATCATCGCGGTCACGGGCATACACTGGCCAAGGGGGTCGCCCTGAACGGGTTCTTCGCGGAAATTTTGGGCAAGGCCGCCGGGCTGTGCAAGGGGCGTGGCGGGTCGATGCATGTGGCCGATCTGAGCAAGGGGATGCTTGGGGCGAATGGCATCGTCGGTGCCGGCTTGCCGATTACCACGGGCAGCGCGCTGGCGCACAAGATGGCCGGGAAGGGCAATGTCGCCGTGGTTTATTTTGGCGATGGCGCGCAGGCCGAAGGGCTTTTGCATGAGTGCCTGAATATAGCCAAGCTTTGGGATTTGCCGATCCTGTTTGCCTGTGAAAACAACGGTTGGTCGGAATTCAGTCCGACCGACCGACAGCTTGCCACCAATCTCGAAAAACTGGGCAAGGCGTTTGGCATGACTTACAAGGCGGTCGATGGCAACGATATTGCCGATGTCACAAAGGCAGCGGCGCGGCTGATCAAGGCCATGCGCAAAACTTCCGCTCCGGCGATCTTGGAATGTCAGACAACACGGGTGCGTGGCCATTTCGAAGGCGACCGGCAGGATTACCGAGACAGCGATGAGATTGCCGCGCTTGATGCGCGTGATCCGATCCGTCTTGCCGCCGAGGCGCTTGCAGAGATGGGCACAAGTGCTGCCGAGATTGCCACCATAGCGGCAAGTGTGGATGCCGAGATTGACGCGGCGGCGGAAGCGGCACTTGCGGCCCCGTTGCCTGTGGCGGGTGATATCCTTGCCGATGTCTATACCCGGACCGGGATTTGA